The following coding sequences are from one Epinephelus moara isolate mb chromosome 7, YSFRI_EMoa_1.0, whole genome shotgun sequence window:
- the LOC126393480 gene encoding collagen alpha-1(XXVIII) chain-like translates to MFPSSTLVLLVTALTSIWAQDLYEERKSNKKSRVKLQAANIHDGQAILDEDCSLELSFLLDSSESAKDNHEQEKQFTMNVVDRLQGARLQTGRSLSFRVALLQYSSHVITEQTFRDWKGTENFKTRISPIIYIGHGTYTTYAITNMTRIYLEESSPGSIKVAVLLTDGISHPRNPDIFSAVADAKNQGIKFFSLGITRTAKEPANVAQLRLLASSPASRFLHNLQDEDIVEKIVTEITGLADEGCPLAQRCACEKGERGPSGPAVSI, encoded by the exons ATGTTCCCCTCCTCTACACTGGTGCTGCTGGTCACAGCGCTGACCAGCATCTGGGCCCAAGACTTATATGAAGAGAGGAAAAGTAACAAGAAATCTAGGGTCAAACTTCAGGCTGCAAATATTCATGACGGACAAG ccaTCCTAGATGAGGACTGTAGCTTGGAACTCTCCTTCCTTCTGGACAGCTCCGAGAGCGCCAAGGACAATCATGAGCAGGAAAAACAGTTCACCATGAATGTGGTGGACAGACTCCAGGGGGCACGGCTGCAGACCGGCCGCAGCTTGAGCTTCAGAGTAGCTCTGTTGCAATACAGCAGTCATGTTATCACAGAGCAAACCTTCAGAGACTGGAAAGGCACAGAGAACTTCAAAACCCGTATATCTCCCATCATCTACATCGGGCATGGCACCTACACCACCTATGCCATTACTAACATGACCAGGATCTACCTGGAGGAATCCAGCCCTGGCAGCATCAAAGTAGCCGTGCTGCTCACTGATGGTATTTCCCACCCGAGGAACCCTGACATTTTCTCTGCTGTTGCTGATGCTAAGAACCAGGGCATCAAATTCTTCTCTTTGGGTATCACTCGGACGGCCAAAGAGCCAGCCAATGTAGCCCAGCTCCGCCTACTCGCCAGCTCCCCGGCCTCCCGCTTCCTCCATAATTTACAGGATGAAGACATTGTTGAAAAAATCGTCACTGAGATT aCTGGCTTGGCTGATGAAGGA TGCCCTCTGGCTCAGAGATGTGCTTGtgagaaaggagagaggggaCCAAGCGGGCCTGCGGTGAGTATTTAG